A genome region from Penicillium psychrofluorescens genome assembly, chromosome: 3 includes the following:
- a CDS encoding uncharacterized protein (ID:PFLUO_004680-T1.cds;~source:funannotate): MAPARTRRMRHSTNNSLDVLNNKINTRSMDTRRSTDNYAIPLSSERRQLRSRKSEPAPATTTNAIEETDQQPTETELRLSQQHTEKDEEYFEAQEHGLIDEEENNEIGVEPIDASELRAGAEETPDEQVNEVSDGENGEDDEMDSSSESSSEAEKPPVGASGQSAPPSAQLETPRQSVEVVVPRSTRSTRQEDRGNAKPDWRDELGLRDPSSSESAEDEPSQASAADPPRNQPDEGAESYVVRAERRLSRRTRSGRRVHVPETLQITQATNDGEESSDDLDNDYDNDADLDEWLSEVTEGTPLEPSWNIVLATREDLRLHRPRNKLQALKDSLKLVSELRKDYDKPSQNAEGLNLQSCHNLREALKTIRVRLFDKASFGPQSNRGSRVINQFEAVVVPSMINLVLSCFKAYRTVGQPVYHELCSVLELLQETCDQISKRRSLGHPPGLRARSSKLLRPLKRIMDALLDQDSSKPSTPVERQGIIDVDDADGLDGWDAALQLQEPWDPRELNHLFDGFRHFSAQGFSGLGLCIQVLRHRGHLFPRRTLTDLVAKAQEVRRKCERHRRAEGWIASL, from the exons ATGGCGCCAgccaggacgaggaggatgcgtCACTCCACCAACAATTCCCTCGATGTTCTCAACAACAAGATTAATACGCGCTCCATGGACACCAGGCGGAGTACAGATAACTACGCTATCCCCTTAAGCTCAGAGCGACGGCAACTAAGATCTCGGAAGAGCGAACCTGCCCCGGCAACaaccaccaacgccatcGAAGAGACAGACCAACAGCCGACGGAGACCGAGCTACGTCTTAGCCAGCAGCATACTGAGAAAGACGAGGAATACTTCGAGGCGCAAGAGCATGGGCTTatcgacgaggaagaaaacAATGAAATAGGTGTGGAGCCGATAGATGCGTCGGAGCTGCGCGCTGGAGCTGAGGAAACTCCAGACGAGCAAGTGAACGAGGTATCCGATGGGGAGAACGGGGAAGATGACGAAATGGACTCAAGCTCGGAATCAAGCTCAGAAGCCGAGAAACCCCCGGTTGGAGCATCTGGGCAGTCGGCTCCACCATCTGCTCAACTGGAAACTCCACGACAAAGTGTCGAGGTTGTTGTCCCTCGGTCGACCCGTAGCACCCGCCAGGAAGACAGGGGAAACGCCAAACCCGATTGGCGTGACGAACTGGGCCTCCGTGAtccctccagcagcgagagCGCAGAAGACGAACCCAGCCAAGCTTCTGCAGCTGACCCTCCTCGCAACCAACCAGATGAGGGTGCAGAATCTTACGTGGTTCGTGCTGAACGGCGGTTGAGCCGTAGAACTCGCTCTGGGCGGCGTGTTCATGTCCCCGAAACGTTACAGATAACTCAAGCGACCAATGACGGAGAAGAGAGCAGTGACGACCTTGACAACGACTATGATAATGATGCAGACCTGGACGAATGGCTGAGTGAGGTCACTGAAGGGACCCCATTGGAACCATCATGGAATATCGTGCTCGCGACTAGAGAAGACCTGCGTTTACATCGCCCCAGGAACAAGCTTCAAGCGCTAAAAGACTCTCTGAAACTGGTCTCCGAGTTACGCAAGGACTACGACAAGCCGAGCCAGAATGCCGAGGGCCTCAATTTGCAGTCTTGTCACAACCTGAGGGAAGCCCTCAAAACGATCAGGGTTCGGCTCTTCGACAAAGCATCCTTCGGACCCCAAAGCAATCGTGGCAGTCGTGTCATAAACCAGTTCGAAGCCGTTGTGGTCCCCAGCATGATCAATCTGGTGCTGAGCTGCTTCAAAGCTTACCGGACTGTCGGCCAGCCTGTCTACCACGAGCTCTGCAGTGTGCTAGAACTTCTTCAAGAAACTTGTGACCAGATTTCCAAACGGCGCAGTCTAGGGCACCCTCCTGGCCTTCGCGCTCGATCCAGCAAGCTTCTCCGTCCCTTGAAGCGCATCATGGATGCGCTTCTAGATCAGGATAGCAGCAAGCCCAGCACACCTGTGGAGAGGCAGGGGATCATAGACGTGGACGATGCCGACGGCCTCGATGGCTGGGATGCGGCTCTCCAATTACAGGAACCTTGGGACCCTCGGGAACTCAATCACCTTTTTGACGGGTTCCGACATTTCTCTGCGCAAGGCTTCTCTG GTCTTGGACTGTGCATCCAGGTCTTACGCCATCGGGGACATCTTTTCCCTCGGCGGACTCTGACCGACCTTGTAGCCAAGGCTCAGGAAGTCCGGCGCAAATGCGAGAGACACCGGCGCGCTGAGGGATGGATCGCCAGCCTGTAA
- a CDS encoding uncharacterized protein (ID:PFLUO_004681-T1.cds;~source:funannotate): MNTEGPTVRVLATVDSSSRLAFVEPSKKIHESQDASAFLTSKAYTDIMTFILQLNRSMFPAKLPDSTTQTWPLNSEAVQFSARVRQLQRLLSKLEDIIDEVPPDTGPRRFGNISFRRWYEVVESRASDLLEECLPAEILQMRSSDPDGPTAETELKAYFLGSWGSGQRLDYGTGHELSFLAFLGAIWKLNGFPKAESGVEERAIVIGVIQPYLELVRLLIKTYTLEPAGSHGVWGLDDHSFVPYIFGAAQLAPAITDTDLTPEEGSLPNAPKASDVVKASTVERERKTNMYFSAIGFIYDVKKGPFWEHSPMLYDISGIQTGWAKINKGMIKMYNAEVLSKFPVVQHFPFGCRSIFDYFCQTYAWIWDQGPVGYSRTWNWIGAADGCNCSPMGRRKKRCSDWHCNGQHIKDSAVYSRYFKDASRSHGPYQSSLGIFPNPHGIQ; this comes from the exons ATGAATACAGAAGGCCCTACTGTCCGCGTCCTAGCGACCGTAGACTCTTCATCGCGGCTTGCCTTTGTCGAGCCTagcaagaagatccacgAGTCGCAGGATGCATCGGCCTTTCTGACCTCGAAAGCATACACAGACATCATGACCTTTATTCTACAACTAAACCGATCTATGTTCCCGGCGAAGCTCCCCGACAGCACGACGCAAACATGGCCCTTGAATAGCGAAGCTGTACAATTCTCGGCGCGGGTGCGACAGCTCCAACGGCTGCTCTCGAAGCTGGAAGATATTATCGACGAGGTTCCACCTGATACCGGCCCGCGTCGGTTTGGCAATATCAGTTTCCGGCGGTGGTATGAGGTTGTGGAGAGTCGTGCATCAGATCTGCTGGAGGAGTGCTTGCCCGCAGAAATATTGCAGATGCGATCGTCCGATCCAGATGGCCCCACGGCCGAGACGGAGTTGAAGGCATATTTTCTGGGCAGCTGGGGCAGCGGGCAACGGTTGGACTATGGAACTGGTCATGAATTAAGCTTTTTGGCTTTCCTGGGTGCAATCTGGAAGCTGAATGGGTTCCCCAAAGCTGAGTCCGGGGTTGAAGAGAGAGCCATTGTGATAGGAGTGATCCAGCC GTACCTCGAGCTAGTCCGGTTACTTATCAAAACATACACCCTGGAGCCCGCTGGTTCTCACGGTGTCTGGGGGTTGGACGACCATTCCTTCGTCCCATACATTTTTGGAGCTGCTCAACTAGCACCCGCTATAACGGACACGGACTTGACTCCCGAAGAAGGGTCTTTGCCAAATGCCCCCAAGGCATCCGATGTCGTGAAGGCCAGTACTGTCGAGAGGGAACGCAAGACGAACATGTACTTCTCGGCAATCGGGTTCATCTACGATGTGAAGAAGGGCCCCTTCTGGGAACACAGTCCCATGCTCTATGATATTTCTGGGATCCAAACTGGCTGGGCCAAAATAAACAAA GGCATGATCAAAATGTACAATGCAGAAGTCCTTTCCAAATTCCCTGTGGTGCAACACTTCCCATTCGG ATGCCGGTCCATCTTCGACTACTTCTGCCAGACCTATGCCTGGATCTGGGACCAAGGCCCCGTGGGCTACAGCAGGACCTGGAATTGGAtcggcgccgccgatggGTGCAACTGCAGCCCCATGGGCAGGCGCAAGAAGAGATGTTCCGACTGGCACTGCAACGGGCAGCACATCAAGGATTCCGCCGTCTATTCCAGATACTTCAAGGATGCCTCCCGGTCCCATGGCCCCTACCAGAGCTCCCTGGGCATCTTCCCAAACCCCCACGGGATCCAGTGA
- a CDS encoding uncharacterized protein (ID:PFLUO_004682-T1.cds;~source:funannotate) produces MQGFNMGRYVPPDQEGLTTGNKLAGKHPLGARARHLHTTGALVVRFEMPFAVWCTTCKPHETIIGQGVRFNAEKKKVGNYYSTPIYSFRMKHTVCGGWIEIRTDPKNTAYIVVEGGRKRDTGEDKELQPGEIAIRPQYSTTTDSAEKDPFAKIEGKVEDKRRAQTESSRILELQQRQARDWDDPYEKSKRLRRTFRAERKGLEKSEANREALKDKMSLGIELVDETEADRQRASMVEFGDDQSAISIGAARATRARPLFEQRVPKSSSTQQKTNKGTRQTRSAFLVAQRKDALRNEITGNTRAVVDPFLKDDAGGENAWQPGIKKRKISAPVISSKNGPRALANTSLENRVDAHVSHGAPNTPPTPALVSYASDSE; encoded by the exons ATGCAGGGCTTTA ATATGGGACG CTATGTCCCCCCCGACCAAGAAGGTCTCACCACCGGCAACAAGTTAGCTGGAAAGCATCCCCTCGGCGCAAGAGCCCGACATCTGCACACGACCGGCGCGCTAGTCGTGCGGTTCGAGATGCCCTTCGCCGTCTGGTGCACGACATGCAAACCACACGAAACAATAATCGGGCAGGGGGTGCGGTTCAacgcggagaagaagaaagtgggcAATTACTACTCGACACCTATATACAGTTTCCGAATGAAACACACGGTCTGCGGGGGCTGGATCGAGATCCGGACGGACCCGAAGAACACGGCTTATATCGTTGTGGAAGGCGGGCGGAAGCGCGACACCGGCGAGGACAAGGAGCTGCAGCCCGGGGAGATTGCCATCCGGCCACAGTACAGCACAACTACAGACTCAGCGGAGAAAGACCCGTTTGCGAAGATTGAGGGCAAGGTAGAGGATAAGCGACGTGCGCAGACAGAGAGCAGCCGCATTCTCGAActgcagcagcgccaggCAAGGGACTGGGATGATCCGTACGAGAAGTCGAAGCGGCTGCGACGCACGTTTCGCGCGGAGAGAAAAGGGCTGGAGAAATCGGAGGCAAATCGCGAGGCGTTGAAGGATAAGATGAGTCTGGGCATTGAATTGGTCGATGAGACGGAGGCGGATCGCCAACGCGCGAGCATGGTGGAGTTTGGTGATGACCAGTCTGCCATTAGCATCGGTGCGGCCAGGGCCACGCGTGCGAGGCCGTTGTTCGAGCAGCGGGTCCCGAAGAGTTCTTCGACACAACAGAAGACAAACAAAGGAACTCGACAAACTCGGTCGGCTTTTTTGGTGGCACAGCGCAAAGATGCCCTGCGCAATGAGATAACGGGGAATACGCGAGCTGTGGTGGACCCATTCTTGAAAGACGATGCTGGCGGCGAAAACGCATGGCAACCGGGcatcaagaaaagaaaaatttCAGCGCCTGTAATATCGAGCAAGAACGGGCCTCGCGCACTTGCCAACACTAGCCTGGAAAACAGAGTCGACGCACATGTTTCCCATGGTGCCCCAAACACACCACCAACGCCGGCGCTGGTGAGCTATGCTTCCGACTCGGAATGA
- a CDS encoding uncharacterized protein (ID:PFLUO_004683-T1.cds;~source:funannotate) codes for MTNKYTSKLANQRVLIFGGTSGIGFCVAEAAFEHGAHLIISSSNPAKLEKTVTRLRQTYPAQAAAQTIITHTCDLSDTANLDSNLANLFQTVTNNGATKINHIVSTAGDALGLPPLAGLTPEIIQKTGVVRFVAPLMIAKYIPQYLDLVPANSFIVTGGVRAHKPAPGWTVTTAFAAGSEGIVRGLALDLKPLRVNMVSPGAVHTELFSGIPSERLEGVLEMFKSQSTTGTVGRPEDLAESYLYLMKDQFATGSIVDSNGGALLT; via the coding sequence ATGACAAACAAATACACCTCCAAGCTCGCCAACCAGCGCGtgctcatcttcggcggAACATCCGGCATCGGATTCTGCGTCGCCGAAGCAGCCTTCGAGCACGGCGCGCACCTGATCATCTCAAGCTCGAACCCCGCCAAGCTCGAGAAGACAGTGACGCGGCTGCGCCAGACATACCCGGCTCAAGCAGCAGCGCAAACTATCATTACCCACACCTGTGATCTATCCGACACGGCCAATCTCGATTCCAATCTTGCGAATCTCTTTCAAACTGTTACCAACAACGGGGCTACCAAGATCAACCACATCGTCAGCACAGCCGGCGATGCGCTCGGCCTGCCACCTCTTGCCGGGTTGACCCCGGAGATCATCCAAAAGACCGGCGTTGTACGCTTCGTGGCACCGCTAATGATCGCCAAGTACATCCCCCAATACCTGGATCTAGTACCAGCGAACTCCTTCATCGTGACCGGCGGAGTGCGCGCTCATAAGCCTGCTCCCGGGTGGACCGTGACCACTGCATTTGCGGCTGGTTCAGAGGGCATTGTGCGAGGACTCGCCCTGGACCTCAAGCCGCTGCGGGTCAATATGGTCTCGCCAGGAGCAGTGCATACGGAGCTTTTCTCGGGGATCCCCAGTGAGCGGTTGGAGGGCGTCCTGGAAATGTTCAAGAGCCAGTCCACGACGGGGACGGTGGGACGGCCAGAGGACCTGGCGGAGAGTTATCTGTATCTCATGAAAGATCAGTTTGCGACAGGTAGTATTGTCGACTCGAATGGGGGGGCACTTTTGACCTAG
- a CDS encoding uncharacterized protein (ID:PFLUO_004684-T1.cds;~source:funannotate) — protein MRITSVTSHILRIPLGDRVFYSSQARFPERNSYLVRIETDTGLVGWGEKGQYGPPEPVAAVTDHVFGPKLIGRDPTEPVVIWEQLYAFSRDFGQKGTYVEAISAIDIALWDISGKAVGLPVSKMLGGAFRKQVKAYATGCYYPEKYDDLPKILENLKLEATRYRDLGFDALKVKIGLLDIHADAERLRVIRETVGPNVAIMVDANHAYSAATAIQMGKLMETYDIRFFEELVIPEDRAGYRRVRAENPIPVAGGEAEFTRYGFRDFLGEGCVDIVQPDLTVCGEFTAFSQVLALANAHGVLVVPHVWGSGIALAAALQALATIPPMPHTANPIPLRNEPMVEFDRTQNSLRDGLLIEKLSV, from the coding sequence ATGAGAATCACTTCCGTTACCTCGCATATTCTTCGCATTCCACTTGGTGACCGAGTCTTCTACTCCTCCCAAGCCCGATTCCCAGAACGCAATTCATACCTAGTGAGGATAGAAACCGACACCGGCCTCGTCGGATGGGGAGAAAAAGGCCAATATGGTCCTCCCGAACCGGTGGCCGCTGTAACCGACCATGTATTCGGACCAAAACTCATCGGCCGAGATCCAACCGAGCCCGTCGTCATTTGGGAGCAACTCTATGCTTTCTCCCGGGACTTCGGCCAAAAAGGCACTTATGTCGAAGCTATAAGTGCCATCGACATCGCCCTGTGGGATATAAGCGGCAAAGCGGTGGGATTGCCCGTGTCCAAAATGCTCGGCGGCGCATTTCGCAAGCAAGTCAAAGCCTACGCGACGGGGTGCTACTACCCTGAGAAATACGACGATCTACCGAAGATACTCGAAAATCTGAAGCTCGAAGCAACCCGCTACCGCGACTTAGGGTTCGACGCTCTCAAAGTGAAAATTGGACTACTCGATATTCACGCCGACGCTGAACGCCTGCGCGTTATCCGAGAGACCGTCGGCCCCAATGTCGCCATCATGGTGGATGCCAACCACGCATACTCCGCCGCAACAGCAATTCAAATGGGGAAACTAATGGAAACGTACGACATCCGCTTCTTCGAAGAACTGGTCATCCCCGAAGATCGAGCGGGATACCGTCGCGTTCGCGCAGAAAACCCCATCCCCgtcgccggcggcgaggcCGAGTTCACACGCTACGGATTTCGAGATTTCCTCGGCGAAGGATGCGTGGACATTGTTCAGCCGGATCTGACAGTGTGTGGGGAGTTCACTGCCTTCTCTCAGGTTCTGGCCCTTGCCAATGCCCATGGAGTTCTGGTCGTTCCCCATGTGTGGGGGTCTGGCATTGCGCTCGCTGCAGCGCTGCAGGCGCTGGCTACTATCCCTCCTATGCCTCATACCGCCAATCCGATTCCACTGAGAAATGAGCCCATGGTGGAGTTTGACCGGACGCAAAATAGTTTGCGGGATGGATTGCTAATTGAGAAGTTATCAGTATAG
- a CDS encoding uncharacterized protein (ID:PFLUO_004685-T1.cds;~source:funannotate): protein MSRRIDRLPTPSEVRQMKVIVASPSRSGTLGLYQAMKILGYNPYHIYECVAVRGVTHMQIFKEAVIAQFNRMAGIQRYNRTDFDKWLADYDCVVEVPSYMGSDMIEAYAKDPDVKFILTERPPETWAKSVNNTTAQVATMSSQFPFSILKYFNSTLFEFLDFNEVVYQGVACGTKPGAPGNEQILARYYAEYIKMAKATIPADRLRVIQLENGLGWEDICPFLEVPIPSADYPGRNEPEKFQAMVEAFITPLITGAAVKLGVVAVPTVAILGWMLVKYL, encoded by the exons ATGTCTCGCCGAATTGATCGATTGCCGACACCGTCGGAAGTTCGACAGATGAAAGTCATCGTCGCCAGCCCCAGTCG GTCGGGAACTCTTGGTCTCTATCAAGCCATGAAGATCTTGGGCTACAACCCGTACCACATTTACGAATGCGTCGCCGTGAGAGGCGTAACCCATATGCAGATTTTCAAGGAAGCTGTCATTGCTCAGTTTAATCGAATGGCTGGAATTCAGCGGTATAACAGGACAGATTTCGATAAGTGGTTGGCTGACTACGAC TGTGTAGTGGAGGTCCCAAGCTACATGGGCTCGGATATGATTGAGGCGTACGCGAAGGACCCCGATGTGAAATTCATCCTCACTGAACGGCCTCCAGAGACATGGGCAAAGTCCGTCAACAATACGACAGCCCAAGTAGCGACAATGTCTAGTCAATTCCCATTCTCTATCCTCAAATACTTCAACTCCACTCTTTTTGAGTTTCTGGATTTCAACGAAGTCGTTTACCAGGGGGTCGCTTGCGGTACGAAGCCCGGCGCCCCTGGAAATGAGCAGATTTTGGCCAGATATTACGCTGAATA TATCAAAATGGCCAAGGCAACAATACCTGCCGATCGCCTGCGCGTCATTCAACTTGAGAATGGTCTCGGCTGGGAGGATATTTGCCCGTTCCTTGAAGTGCCAATTCCAAGCGCCGATTACCCCGGCCGGAACGAACCTGAGAAATTCCAAGCCATGGTCGAAGCGTTCATAACGCCGCTTATCACGGGCGCGGCGGTGAAACTTGGTGTCGTGGCTGTGCCAACCGTTGCCATCCTTGGCTGGATGTTGGTGAAATATCTTTAG
- a CDS encoding uncharacterized protein (ID:PFLUO_004686-T1.cds;~source:funannotate) produces the protein MAPLTSLVLVSLLAQPFLASPVPDAESDLSARSALPADYQSPPYYPTPPGGWMPDWADAYAKAHAVVSNMTLAEKVNLTTGTGLYMGPCVGQTGSALRFGIPNLCLQDSPLGVRDTDHNTAFPAGITVGATFNKELMYARGVGLGEEARGKGVNVLLGPVVGPLGRKPRGGRIWEGFGADPVLQAVGGAQTIKGMQSTGAIASLKHYIGYEQEMSRMSSVVSVGYSSNIDDRTLHEMYLWPFAEGVRAGVGSLMTSYNDVNGSACSQNSKLLNDILKDELGFQGFVMTDWLGQYAGVASALAGLDVAMPGDGAIPLLGDSYWGSELSRSILNGTVPLNRLNDMVTRIVATWYKFGQDKDYPLPNFSANTADQTGEIYPGALLSPIGVVNQYVNVEGDHNITARAVAREAITLLKNDQNILPFRHNDSLKVFGTDAGPNPNGPNSCSDKGCDSGVLTMGWGSGSANLPYLVTPQEAIGNLSNNAKFYITDTFPSDVVASPTDIAIVFINADSGENYITVDGNPGDRLEAGLNAWHNGDDLVKAAAQKFSNVVVVVHTVGPILMEEWIDLAPVKAVLVAHLPGQEAGWSLTDILFGDYSPSGHMPYSIPRSESDYPESVGLIDQPIGQIQDTFTERLYIDYRHFMNANITPRYPFGHGLSYTTFTFSSPSLSVVTPLDSEYPPARPSKGSTPVYSQKIPAASEVAWSSTHFTRIWRYLYPYLDFPQLITAADTYQYPDGYTTQPKPAPRAGGAQGGNPALFDTAFSVQVQVENTGSRHGKAVAQLYVALPSSLGLDTPPLQLRQFEKTKDLAPGQSEILTLDITRKDLSVWDVVVQDWKAPVNGEGVNIWVGQSVEDLAVICEVGGKCSMA, from the exons ATGGCGCCCTTGACTAGCTTGGTGCTAGTCTCTCTTTTAGCCCAGCCATTTCTCGCATCTCCAGTTCCAGATGCTGAATCTGATCTGTCGGCACGGTCTGCGCTCCCTGCGGACTATCAATCTCCGCCCTATTATCCTACACCCCCCGGTGGGTGGATGCCGGACTGGGCTGATGCCTATGCAAAGGCCCATGCAGTGGTCAGCAACATGaccctggccgagaaggtcaaCTTGACCACCGGCACGGGCCTTTACATGGGGCCTTGCGTGGGCCAGACAGGCAGCGCACTCCGTTTCGGCATTCCCAATCTCTGTTTGCAGGACTCCCCGTTGGGTGTCCGGGACACGGATCATAATACTGCTTTTCCAGCGGGAATCACCGTTGGAGCTACGTTCAACAAAGAGCTTATGTATGCTCGAGGCGTGGGTCTTGGCGAGGAAGCTCGAGGGAAAGGCGTCAATGTTCTCTTGGGTCCGGTCGTTGGCCCTTTGGGACGCAAGCCTCGTGGCGGTCGTATATGGGAGGGCTTTGGAGCTGACCCTGTGTTGCAGGCTGTTGGCGGTGCTCAGACTATTAAGGGCATGCAAAGTACTGGGGCCATCGCTTCTTTGAAGCACTACATTGGCTACGAGCAGGAAATGTCCCGCATGAGTAGCGTTGTCTCCGTCGGCTATTCGTCGAATATCGATGACCGCACATTGCATGAGATGTATCTGTGGCCGTTTGCTGAGGGCGTTCGGGCAGGCGTGGGATCGTTGATGACTTCGTATAACGAT GTGAATGGCTCTGCTTGCAGCCAAAACAGCAAACTCCTCAATGATATCCTTAAAGATGAGCTTGGCTTCCAAGGTTTTGTCATGACAGACTGGCTGGGTCAATATGCTGGCGTGGCGTCCGCGTTAGCTGGCCTTGACGTGGCCATGCCTGGCGACGGTGCTATCCCTCTTCTCGGGGACAGCTATTGGGGATCAGAACTGTCGCGGTCTATCCTGAACGGAACCGTTCCACTCAATCGGCTCAATGACATG GTCACTCGTATTGTAGCTACATGGTACAAGTTTGGACAGGACAAGGATTATCCTTTGCCCAACTTCTCCGCCAACACAGCCGACCAAACTGGAGAGATATACCCCGGGGccctcctctctcctatCGGCGTGGTCAACCAATACGTCAATGTAGAGGGCGACCACAACATCACTGCACGAGCTGTTGCTCGTGAAGCAATCACCTTGCTCAAGAATGACCAGAATATCCTCCCATTCAGACACAATGATAGTTTGAAGGTCTTTGGTACGGATGCCGGACCAAATCCCAACGGTCCGAACTCCTGCAGTGATAAAGGCTGTGACAGTGGCGTTCTAACCATGGGATGGGGCAGTGGATCTGCAAACCTTCCTTACCTGGTTACACCACAAGAGGCTATCGGTAATCTTTCCAACAATGCCAAATTCTATATCACAGACACATTCCCTTCCGATGTGGTCGCATCCCCTACGGATATTGCAATTgtcttcatcaatgccgaCTCTGGTGAAAACTACATCACAGTGGATGGGAACCCTGGAGACCGTCTCGAGGCTGGGTTGAACGCCTGGCACAACGGCGATGATCTTGTCAAAGCCGCTGCACAGAAGTTTTCCAACGTTGTGGTGGTAGTCCATACCGTTGGCCCGATCCTTATGGAGGAATGGATTGACCTGGCCCCCGTCAAGGCCGTCCTTGTGGCTCATCTTCCTGGCCAGGAAGCAGGCTGGTCACTGACCGATATTCTATTCGGTGACTACAGCCCCAGCGGCCATATGCCATATTCCATTCCCCGCAGCGAATCCGACTACCCCGAGAGCGTCGGTCTCATCGATCAACCCATTGGTCAGATCCAGGACACGTTTACCGAGCGCCTCTATATTGACTATCGCCACTTCATGAACGCCAACATCACCCCTCGATACCCCTTCGGCCACGGTCTTTCTTACACCACCTTCACTTTCTCCAGTCCTTCTTTGTCCGTGGTCACACCGTTAGACAGCGAATACCCTCCCGCCCGACCTAGTAAGGGATCCACGCCTGTATACAGCCAAAAGATTCCTGCCGCGTCCGAAGTGGCCTGGTCATCAACCCACTTCACCCGGATATGGCGCTACTTATATCCATATCTAGATTTCCCACAACTGATTACCGCCGCGGACACCTACCAATACCCAGACGGGTACACCACACAGCCCAAGCCCGCGCCACGGGCCGGCGGTGCGCAGGGCGGCAACCCCGCGCTTTTTGACACTGCTTTCTCAGTTCAAGTCCAGGTTGAAAACACCGGATCCCGACACGGAAAAGCTGTAGCGCAGCTTTACGTTGCTCTGCCTTCgagtctgggtctggatACCCCGCctctgcagctgcgccagttcgagaagacgaaggaCCTGGCGCCGGGACAGAGTGAGATCCTCACCCTGGACATCACCCGCAAGGACCTTAGTGTCTGGGATGTCGTTGTGCAGGACTGGAAGGCACCCGTTAATGGAGAAGGTGTCAATATTTGGGTTGGGCAGAgtgtcgaggatctcgctGTCATCTGTGAGGTGGGCGGGAAATGCTCGATGGCTTAA
- a CDS encoding uncharacterized protein (ID:PFLUO_004687-T1.cds;~source:funannotate), which translates to MAPIIAPQMAFRAFRAAPQPAPWARLTSQLPRAQPAFRRFFATPAQEQPRLRLGSTAPNFKALTTTGQIDFHEFIGNSWTILFSHPADFTPVCTTELGAFAKLKNEFEKRGVKMIGLSANDLGSHEEWIKDINEVSSTSVEFPIIADADRKVAFLYDMIDQQDLDNIDQKGIAFTIRSVFIIDPNKKIRLTMMYPASTGRNSAEVLRVIDSLQTGDKKGVTTPIDWQVGQDVIVPPSVSTSDAKKKFGEVREVKPYLRYTKI; encoded by the exons ATGGCTCCCATTATTGCACCCCAGATGGCCTTCCGTGCATTCAGAGCTGCTCCCCAGCCAGCTCCTTGGGCGAGACTCACGTCCCAACTGCCCCGTGCCCAGCCTGCCTTCCGCCGCTTCTTCGCGACACCTGCCCAGGAACAGCCGCGTCTGCGCCTGGGATCGACTG CTCCCAATTTCAAGGCTTTGACCACCACGGGCCAGATCGATTTCCACGAGTTCATCGGCAACAGCTggaccatcctcttctcccaccccGCCGACTTCACACCCGTCTGCACCACGGAACTTGGTGCGTTTGCCAAGTTGAAGAATGAGTTCGAGAAGCGTGGAGTCAAAATGATTGGCCTG AGCGCCAATGACCTCGGCTCCCACGAGGAGTGGATCAAGGACATCAACGAAGTGTCGTCCACGAGCGTCGAAttccccatcatcgccgacgcCGACCGCAAGGTCGCCTTCCTCTATGACATGATCGACCAGCAGGACCTAGACAATATTGACCAGAAGGGTATTGCGTTCACCATCCGGTCCGtgttcatcatcgacccGAACAAGAAGATCCGTCTTACTATGATGTACCCGGCCTCGACGGGCCGCAACTCCGCCGAGGTGCTGCGGGTGATTGATTCGCTGCAGACGGGCGACAAGAAGGGCGTCACCACCCCGATTGACTGGCAGGTAGGCCAGGACGTGATCGTGCCGCCTTCGGTGTCTACCTCggatgcgaagaagaagttcggGGAAGTGCGCGAGGTCAAGCCCTATCTGAGATACACCAAGATCTAG